One stretch of Lemur catta isolate mLemCat1 chromosome 2, mLemCat1.pri, whole genome shotgun sequence DNA includes these proteins:
- the LOC123632121 gene encoding CCR4-NOT transcription complex subunit 7-like has product MPAATVHHSQRICEVWVCNLDEEMKKIRQVIRKYNYIAVDTEFPDVVARPLGEFRSNADYQYQLLRCNVELVKVIQLGLTFMNEQGEYPPGTSTWQFNFKFNVTEDMYAQDSVELLTTSGIQFKKHEEEGIETQYFAELLMTSGVFLCEGVKWLSFHSGYDFGYLIKILTNSNLPEEELDFFKILRLFFPVMKSCKNLKGGLQEVAEQLELEGIGPQHQAGSDSLLTGMAFFKRREMFFEDHIDDAKYWGHLYGLGSGSYCVQNGTGNAYEEEANKQS; this is encoded by the coding sequence ATGCCAGCAGCCACTGTACATCATAGCCAAAGAATCTGTGAAGTTTGGGTTTGCAACCTGGatgaagagatgaagaaaattcGTCAAGTTATTCGAAAATATAATTACATTGCTGTGGACACCGAGTTTCCAGATGTGGTTGCAAGACCCCTTGGAGAATTCAGGAGCAATGCTGACTATCAGTACCAACTATTGCGATGTAATGTAGAGCTGGTAAAGGTAATCCAACTAGGACTGACATTTATGAATGAGCAAGGAGAATACCCTCCAGGAACTTCAACTTGGCagtttaattttaagtttaatgtGACGGAGGACATGTATGCCCAGGACTCTGTAGAGCTACTGACAACATCTGGTATCCAGTTTAAAAAACATGAGGAGGAAGGAATTGAGACCCAGTACTTTGCAGAACTTCTTATGACTTCGGGAGTGTTCCTCTGTGAAGGGGTCAAATGGTTGTCATTTCATAGTGGTTATGACTTTGGCTATTTAATCAAAATCCTGACCAACTCTAACTTGCCTGAAGAAGAACTTGACTTCTTTAAGATCCTTCGATTATTTTTTCCTGTCATGAAGAGCTGCAAAAATCTCAAAGGTGGATTACAAGAAGTTGCTGAACAATTGGAGCTGGAAGGAATAGGACCACAGCATCAGGCGGGATCTGATTCATTGCTTACAGGAATGGCCTTTTTCAAAAGGAGAGAGATGTTCTTTGAAGATCATATTGATGATGCCAAATATTGGGGTCATTTGTATGGCCTTGGTTCTGGTTCATACTGTGTACAGAATGGCACAGGTAATGCATATGAAGAGGAAGCCAACAAGCAGTCATGA